One Etheostoma cragini isolate CJK2018 chromosome 6, CSU_Ecrag_1.0, whole genome shotgun sequence DNA window includes the following coding sequences:
- the LOC117945927 gene encoding myocyte-specific enhancer factor 2D homolog, with translation MCCVLGALLGDMGNSNGACPSPVPNGYISARASPGLLSVSNGNSLGKVVPAKSPPPHSPQMVNSRKPDLRVITSQSGKSLMQLTEEELELNAQRLGGSQVVQSLTTPVVSVATPSLLAPFSGMQTAYNTEYQLTSADLTALQTFTPPGLVPGNMAAWQQQQQPTVSQQQQQQQQQQQQQQQQQSQQLSLASLSNLVMWGAEKQNAEMVNCISNFAANLSLASQSNLLFGREDGLCWPVGHIPQGAALTVNTNPNINIKSEPVSPNRDRSTPSSTCGTGGGGGGGGGGQGQGLVSVAYPGTLHLEAGGQGRSPVNSLSSNGSSYEGSDRDDGAQGRGGGVPDFIHQAGAGGQQPTMVLLRPSSAEPQEQDGTNVKRMRLDTWVT, from the exons cTAATGGCTACATCAGTGCCAGGGCCTCCCCGGGCCTGCTCTCCGTCTCCAACGGCAACAGCCTGGGGAAAGTAGTCCCGGCTAAGTCTCCGCCTCCGCACAGCCCTCAGATGGTCAACAGCCGCAAGCCGGACCTGAGGGTCATCACCTCGCAGAGCGGCAAGAGCCTCATGCAGCTG ACAGAGGAAGAGCTGGAGTTG aatgctcagcgGCTAGGTGGCTCCCAGGTGGTGCAGTCACTCACCACGCCAGTGGTCTCCGTGGCAACACCCAGTCTCCTGGCGCCCTTCTCTGGCATGCAGACGGCCTACAACACTG AGTACCAGCTGACGAGCGCTGATCTCACGGCGCTCCAGACGTTCACGCCGCCAGGGCTGGTGCCTGGCAACATGGCTGCCtggcaacagcaacagcaacccACAGTCtcccagcaacagcagcagcaacagcagcaacagcagcagcaacagcagcaacagtcCCAGCAGCTGAGCCTGGCGTCGCTCAGTAACTTGGT CATGTGGGGTGCAGAGAAACAGAATGCAGAGATGGTTAACTGCATCTCCAATTTTGCTGCTAACCTGAG CTTGGCCTCTCAGTCCAACTTGCTCTTTGGCAGGGAGGACGGCCTCTGCTG GCCGGTGGGTCATATACCTCAGGGCGCCGCGCTGACCGTCAACACAAACCCCAACATCAACATAAAGTCTGAACCCGTCTCCCCAAACCGCGACCGCAGCACCCCTAGCTCCACCTGCGGCACCGGGGGAGGGGGAGGCGGGGGCGGAGGCGGACAGGGACAAGGTCTGGTGTCAGTGGCCTACCCTGGAACCCTGCATCTGGAAGCGGGCGGCCAAGGCCGCTCGCCGGTCAACAGCCTCAGCAGCAACGGCAGCTCGTACGAGGGCAGCGACCGGGACGACGGCGCCCAGGGGCGAGGCGGCGGAGTTCCGGACTTCATCCACCAGGCCGGCGCCGGGGGCCAGCAGCCCACCATGGTCCTCCTGCGGCCCTCGTCGGCCGAGCCCCAGGAGCAGGACGGGACCAACGTCAAGAGGATGAGACTGGATACCTGGGTCACATGA